The genomic DNA GTTGGATGCGGTCAGCAGCAGCGCGGTGTACAACGGTATTCTCACAGCAACCTCGCCATGAAAGAGGGATCGTGGAAAAGGGCGTCCCGACCGGACGGCAGAGCGTAGGGCAAGTCGGTCCCGCAGTCCACTGTTTCCGGCGCGGGCGCAGGGGCGCGGCCTCCCAAACTTCTCGACGGACCGGCCCGGCTCGTGGTAGGAAGGCGCAAAAAAGAGGGGGGCTTCACGGTTTCCGTCTTTTTCCCGCCCGGCACCTTGACCATGTTGGTCCAGGCCATTTCCCACCGGGCGGTTTTTCCGTTTGGCAGGCTGTTGAAAAACATCCGATTGCTGCGTTGCTTCAAAAAGGTCAAATCCTCACGTACCGGGAGTACGCTTCGGCCTTGCCCTTTTTTCGCGCCTTGCACTCGAACATTTTTGAACAGCCTGCGAAAAGAATTTTTCAACGGTCTCTGAACCTTTTGGAGCATCGGCATGGACAAGTACCAGAAGCAGGCCCTGCAGGTCGCCAAGGAAGTGGTGATCAAGTTCATCGAGGTCGGGCGCATCTCCCCGGCCAACTTCGGGCAGAATTTCGACGTGATCTTCAAGGACATCATGCGCACCGTCACCGGAGTGACCGCTGGCGACGGCTCCCGCGAGGCCGAGCTGGCCATGCGGGCCGACATGGAAGGCGACACGGAAGGCGACATGGACGACGACGCTGACGATGCCCCGGAGCGGAGCGAATAAATGGCCGGGGACCAGTGCCAATCGGCCACCGGAGCCAGCACCCCGGACGAACATGGGCGGCGCGTGGCCGACATGTTTGGCCGCATTGCCGGGTGGTACGATTTTCTCAACCACGCCCTGTCCGCCGGGCAGGACATCTACTGGCGCCATCGCCTGGTCCGGGCCGCCCGGCCCGCGCCCGGCGAGATGGTGCTCGATCTGGCCGCCGGGACCATGGACGTGTCTGTGGGGCTGGCCCGCCAGTATCCGGAGTGCCGGGTGGCCGCCCTGGATTTCGCCCTGCCCATGCTCACGCAGGGCAAGGGGCGCAAGCTCAAGGACGGCCTTGAGAAGCGCATCTTCCCGGTCCAGGCCGACGGGCGTGCCCTGCCCCTGCCCGACGCCAGCATGGGCGCGGCCACCATCGCCTTTGGCATCCGCAACATCCTGCCCCGCCAGGACGCCTACCGCGAATTTTATCGCGTGCTCAAGCCGGGCGCGCGGCTGTGCATCCTCGAATTCGGCACCGGCAGCCGCCGGGTCTGGAAGGGGCTTTACAATTTCTATCTCAACACCCTGCTGCCCTTTATCGGCGACCGCGTCTCGGGCGATCCGGGCGCGTACCGCTATCTGGCCGAGAGCATCAAGACCTTTCCCGACGAGCGCGCCCTGGCCCGCGAGCTGATGGACGCCGGGTTCGACCGCGTCTACCATGTGCCCATGATGTCGGGCATCGTCTATCTGCACGTGGCCGAGAAGCCGGGCAAGGCGGTGGTGGCTGCGGCTGATGCCTCTGCCGAGCCTCCCGTGTCTCCTGCCGAGCTTGCCGCAAAAACGACGGCTCCCAAAAAGACGGCGGCTCCCAAAAAGGCGGCTCCCAAAAAGGCGGGTGCAAAGAAGGGCGGGGCAAAGAAAACGGTTTCAAGGAAGGCCGGGAAACCCGCTGCAAAAGGGGCGTCGGCCAAGGGGACGAAGTAGGGAGGGGGATGGCTCAGGCCTCTGTGGACAGACGTTCCTTATGAGGATAAGGAGCGGCCAAAAGAGATGATGAGCAGGCCGAGGATGATGGCAGCCAGTCCGATGAAGCGCAGGAATTTCGGCGGCTGGGTGGCCAGCCTCAGCAGCATGCGCGGCATGCGTTCGGCAAAGAGAAAATAGGGGAGCCCCTCGAAGACGAAGGCCAGCCCCACGGCTGCGATCAGCAATGACCAGTCGATGTTCATACGCCCTTACTAGCCGGGAACACGGCCCGTGTCCACCCGACCCATACATGGAGACTCTTTCATGAGCATGATTACATTCGACAGGTTGCAGAGCAAGGAAGACACCATCGCCGTGGTCGGGCTGGGCTATGTGGGGCTGCCCCTGGCCGTGGCCCTGGGCCGCCATTTCCGGGTCATCGGCGTGGACGTGTCCGATAAGCGCGTGCGCGAGCTTGTCCGGCGGCATGACCGCACCGGCGAGGTGGACTTCTCCACCGTGACCGACGACGTGGACCTGATCTTCACCTCTGATCTCTCCAATCTGGCCAGCGCGCGGCTGATCCTGGTGGCCGTGCCCACGCCCATCGACGAGTACCGCTCGCCCGACCTGCGTCCCGTGACCGGGGCCAGCGAGTCCGTGGGCACCTATCTCCAGCCCGGCAGCGTGGTGGTCTACGAGTCCACGGTTTTCCCAGGCCTGACCGAGGATATCTGCGTGCCCATCCTTGAGGACCGGTCCGGTCTGGTCTGTGGCCGCGACTTCTGCGTGGGCTACTCGCCCGAGCGCATCAACCCCGGCGACAAGGTCCACCGGCTGGAAACCATCGTCAAGGTGGTGGCCGGGCAGGACGAGGCCACGGGCCGGCTGCTCCAGGCGGTCTACGGCATCGTGGTCGAGGCGGGCACCCATCTGGCCGCGGACATTCGCACAGCCGAGGCGGCCAAGGTCATCGAGAACACCCAGCGCGACCTGAACATCGCGCTCATGAACGAGCTGGCCATGATCTTCGACCGCATGGGCATCGACACCCTGGACGTGCTCGAAGCCGCTGGCACCAAGTGGAATTTCCTCCCCTTCCGGCCCGGTCTGGTGGGCGGCCACTGCATCGGGGTGGACCCGTACTATCTGACCTTCAAGGCCGAGGCCATGGGCTTTCATCCCCAGGTCATCCTGGCGGGCAGGCAGACCAACGACTCCATGGGCAAGTTCATCGCCGAGGCCGCTGTCAAGCGGCTGATCCGGGCGGATGTCAAGATCAAGGGCGCGCGCGTGGGCGTGCTCGGCGTGACCTTCAAGGAGAACGTGCCCGACCTGCGCAACACCCGCGTGGTGGACATCCTGGCCGAGCTGGCCGACTACGGGATGGTCACCCTGATCCACGACGCCATGGCCGACCCAGAGGAGGCGCGCCACGAACTGGGCATCGAGCTGTGCGCCCTTGACGCCATGCGCGATCTGGACGCGCTCGTTCTGGCCGTGTCCCACGACCAATACCGCGACATCCCCCTGGCCGAAATCAAGGAGTGGTTCGCTGATCCGGCCCGCGCCCTGGTGGTGGACGTCAAGGGGTTCTTCGACCGGGCCGAGCTTGAGGCGCTGGATATCACCTACTGGCGGCTGTAGCGGCCACGGATCCGCATTGAGCCCTGATGT from Pseudodesulfovibrio aespoeensis Aspo-2 includes the following:
- a CDS encoding ubiquinone/menaquinone biosynthesis methyltransferase; translation: MAGDQCQSATGASTPDEHGRRVADMFGRIAGWYDFLNHALSAGQDIYWRHRLVRAARPAPGEMVLDLAAGTMDVSVGLARQYPECRVAALDFALPMLTQGKGRKLKDGLEKRIFPVQADGRALPLPDASMGAATIAFGIRNILPRQDAYREFYRVLKPGARLCILEFGTGSRRVWKGLYNFYLNTLLPFIGDRVSGDPGAYRYLAESIKTFPDERALARELMDAGFDRVYHVPMMSGIVYLHVAEKPGKAVVAAADASAEPPVSPAELAAKTTAPKKTAAPKKAAPKKAGAKKGGAKKTVSRKAGKPAAKGASAKGTK
- a CDS encoding DUF2065 domain-containing protein; translated protein: MNIDWSLLIAAVGLAFVFEGLPYFLFAERMPRMLLRLATQPPKFLRFIGLAAIILGLLIISFGRSLSS
- a CDS encoding nucleotide sugar dehydrogenase: MSMITFDRLQSKEDTIAVVGLGYVGLPLAVALGRHFRVIGVDVSDKRVRELVRRHDRTGEVDFSTVTDDVDLIFTSDLSNLASARLILVAVPTPIDEYRSPDLRPVTGASESVGTYLQPGSVVVYESTVFPGLTEDICVPILEDRSGLVCGRDFCVGYSPERINPGDKVHRLETIVKVVAGQDEATGRLLQAVYGIVVEAGTHLAADIRTAEAAKVIENTQRDLNIALMNELAMIFDRMGIDTLDVLEAAGTKWNFLPFRPGLVGGHCIGVDPYYLTFKAEAMGFHPQVILAGRQTNDSMGKFIAEAAVKRLIRADVKIKGARVGVLGVTFKENVPDLRNTRVVDILAELADYGMVTLIHDAMADPEEARHELGIELCALDAMRDLDALVLAVSHDQYRDIPLAEIKEWFADPARALVVDVKGFFDRAELEALDITYWRL